In a single window of the Amycolatopsis sp. cg5 genome:
- a CDS encoding ATP-binding cassette domain-containing protein has protein sequence MVAVRAKALVKTYGSTRALDGVDLEIPAGKVLGLLGPNGAGKTTTVRILTTLLRPDSGEAEVAGHDVLADPDSVRRAIGLSGQYAAVDENLTGFENLYMVGRLYGSKKPAAKTRARELLARFRLEDAADRPAKTYSGGMRRRLDLAGALVAEPTVVILDEPTTGLDPRGRIDTWEVIKELVADGTTVLLTTQYLEEADQLCDSIVVIDKGKVIARGTADELKNQIGGERLELVVASADDIPATVQVLTEVGSGTPSTDSHTRKVDVLVEGGPKALIEALRRLDGQGIAVQDVALHRPTLDDVFLSLTGHATDEGETQK, from the coding sequence ATGGTGGCAGTACGCGCGAAAGCGCTGGTCAAGACCTACGGGTCCACACGCGCGCTCGACGGGGTCGATCTGGAGATCCCCGCGGGCAAGGTGCTGGGCCTGCTCGGTCCCAACGGCGCGGGCAAAACGACGACCGTCCGCATCCTGACCACGCTGCTTCGCCCGGATTCGGGCGAAGCGGAGGTGGCCGGGCATGACGTGCTGGCCGATCCGGACTCGGTCCGGCGCGCGATCGGGCTGTCCGGTCAGTACGCGGCGGTCGACGAGAACCTGACCGGGTTCGAGAACCTGTACATGGTCGGCAGGCTCTACGGCAGCAAGAAGCCCGCCGCCAAGACTCGCGCGCGTGAACTGCTCGCCCGCTTCCGGCTCGAAGACGCCGCCGACCGCCCGGCGAAGACCTACTCGGGCGGTATGCGCAGGCGGCTCGACCTGGCTGGCGCGCTCGTCGCCGAGCCGACCGTGGTCATCCTGGACGAGCCGACCACCGGGCTCGACCCGCGTGGCCGCATCGACACCTGGGAAGTGATCAAGGAACTGGTCGCCGACGGCACCACCGTGCTGCTCACCACCCAGTATCTCGAAGAGGCCGACCAGCTCTGCGACTCGATCGTCGTGATCGACAAGGGCAAGGTCATCGCGCGCGGCACCGCCGACGAGCTCAAGAACCAGATCGGCGGCGAGCGGCTCGAGCTGGTGGTCGCCTCGGCCGACGACATCCCGGCGACCGTCCAGGTGCTGACCGAGGTCGGCAGCGGCACACCGTCGACGGATTCGCACACCCGCAAGGTCGACGTGCTCGTCGAAGGCGGGCCGAAGGCTTTGATCGAAGCGCTGCGCAGGCTCGACGGCCAGGGCATCGCCGTGCAGGACGTCGCGCTGCACCGTCCGACGCTCGATGACGTGTTCCTCTCGCTCACCGGACACGCGACCGATGAGGGGGAGACGCAGAAATGA
- a CDS encoding ABC transporter permease, producing the protein MSAVAKAFSDGGVITWRNLKNVQRNPDWLMAATLQPIMFVLLFAYVFGDAIGGSAGGAAYREFLIAGIFAQTVAFNSAFTVIGFANDLQKGIIDRFRSLPISRLAVIFGRTTSDLVVSVVALIVMSLCGLIVGWRIRGSFLDAVLGYLVMLMFAWALSWVGAWIGLVARSVEVAQSAGLMWMFPLSFISTAFVPADKLPGVLKAIADWNPFTAVINSARDLFGNQFGAPPTGWPAEHAALYSILCCVVIIAIFAPLATARYKKVASR; encoded by the coding sequence ATGAGCGCTGTGGCCAAAGCATTTTCCGATGGCGGCGTCATCACCTGGCGCAACCTCAAGAACGTCCAGCGCAACCCGGACTGGCTCATGGCGGCGACACTGCAGCCGATCATGTTCGTGCTGCTGTTCGCCTACGTCTTCGGCGACGCGATCGGCGGTTCTGCGGGCGGCGCGGCGTACCGCGAGTTCCTGATCGCCGGCATCTTCGCGCAGACGGTCGCGTTCAACTCGGCGTTCACCGTCATCGGCTTCGCGAACGACCTGCAGAAGGGCATCATCGACCGCTTCCGCTCACTGCCGATCTCCCGGCTGGCGGTGATCTTCGGCCGGACCACCTCGGACCTCGTGGTCAGCGTGGTCGCGCTGATCGTCATGTCGCTGTGCGGCCTGATCGTCGGCTGGCGGATCCGCGGCAGCTTCCTCGACGCGGTACTCGGCTACCTGGTGATGCTCATGTTCGCCTGGGCCCTGTCTTGGGTCGGCGCGTGGATCGGCCTGGTCGCGCGCAGCGTCGAGGTCGCGCAGAGCGCGGGCCTGATGTGGATGTTCCCGCTGAGCTTCATCTCGACGGCGTTCGTCCCGGCCGACAAACTGCCCGGCGTCCTCAAGGCGATCGCCGACTGGAACCCGTTCACCGCGGTCATCAACTCGGCCCGCGACCTCTTCGGCAACCAGTTCGGCGCCCCACCGACCGGCTGGCCCGCCGAGCACGCGGCGCTCTACTCGATCCTGTGCTGCGTCGTGATCATCGCGATCTTCGCGCCACTGGCGACCGCCCGCTACAAGAAGGTCGCCTCCCGCTGA
- a CDS encoding IS4 family transposase gives MTVSPDQVSLGVLVAAVDRDVIDAAIAACGVGAKRSDGKLPPRVVAVLTMAMCLFPDDDYEEVATKVTGSLSRFGCWDASWSVPTASGITQARKRLGPVVMEQVFEGVAQAVATSDTRGAWLRGWRLLAIDGFEVDLPDTAGNVEEFGYAGSGKHRSAYPKARVVALAECGTHAFLAARVGAYATGEQTLAQELYPRLLADELLTADRNFYSWDAWDSASRTGAALLWRAPANLALPVVRVLSDGSYLTVLINPKVRGAGRRRQILDAAMAGDQIHPEEAHLVRVVEYDIPDRVGNGTGELIVLLTNITDSDDAAEELAAAYHQRWEEETANDQLKTHLRGPGKILRSRLPELVHQEIWAWLTVHYALSVLIARAAEAADLDPDRISYSRVLRIARRSATGTAGFSPSGLD, from the coding sequence GTGACGGTTAGCCCGGATCAGGTGTCGCTGGGTGTGCTGGTGGCGGCGGTGGATCGGGATGTGATCGACGCCGCGATCGCGGCGTGCGGGGTGGGGGCGAAGCGGTCGGATGGGAAGCTGCCGCCGCGTGTGGTGGCGGTGCTGACGATGGCGATGTGCTTGTTCCCCGACGATGATTATGAAGAGGTCGCGACGAAGGTGACCGGGTCGTTGTCGCGGTTCGGGTGCTGGGACGCGTCCTGGTCGGTGCCGACGGCCAGTGGGATCACTCAGGCCCGTAAACGGTTGGGGCCGGTGGTGATGGAGCAGGTGTTCGAGGGTGTCGCGCAGGCGGTGGCGACCTCGGACACGCGTGGTGCGTGGTTGCGGGGGTGGCGGTTGCTGGCGATCGACGGGTTCGAGGTCGACCTGCCCGACACCGCGGGCAATGTGGAGGAGTTCGGGTATGCCGGATCGGGCAAGCACCGCTCGGCCTATCCGAAAGCGCGGGTGGTGGCGCTGGCCGAATGCGGCACGCACGCGTTCCTCGCCGCTCGCGTCGGCGCCTATGCGACGGGGGAGCAAACCTTGGCGCAGGAGCTCTATCCGCGTCTGCTTGCTGATGAGCTGCTGACCGCGGACCGGAATTTCTATAGCTGGGACGCGTGGGACAGCGCCTCACGCACGGGTGCGGCGTTGTTGTGGCGGGCACCGGCGAACCTGGCGTTGCCGGTGGTGCGGGTTCTGTCCGACGGGTCTTATCTCACGGTTCTGATCAACCCGAAGGTCCGCGGAGCGGGCCGTCGTCGTCAGATTCTCGACGCTGCGATGGCCGGGGACCAGATCCACCCCGAGGAGGCGCACCTGGTCCGGGTCGTGGAATACGACATCCCCGACCGCGTGGGCAACGGCACCGGTGAGCTGATCGTGCTGCTCACGAACATCACCGACTCCGACGACGCCGCCGAGGAACTCGCCGCGGCTTATCACCAGCGCTGGGAGGAGGAAACCGCCAATGACCAGCTCAAAACCCATCTTCGAGGGCCGGGCAAGATCCTGCGATCGAGGCTTCCGGAGCTGGTGCATCAGGAGATCTGGGCGTGGCTGACCGTCCATTACGCCCTGAGTGTCCTGATCGCCCGCGCGGCCGAGGCCGCAGATCTCGACCCCGACCGGATCAGCTACAGCCGTGTCCTGCGTATCGCCCGTCGTTCCGCCACCGGCACGGCGGGTTTTTCCCCCTCCGGACTGGACTGA
- a CDS encoding DoxX family protein, with the protein MILRRVARPLLASIFVFGGINALRDAQGHAKAAEPFLTDTFDKLEGIVPESVPRDPATLVRIDAAVKIGAGLALASGKAPRLAAFALFGSLVPTTLATHRFWEIKDPSERSQQQVQFIKNASLAGGLLLAVGDTAGKPSLGWRARRAAKKAEKRAEKALTK; encoded by the coding sequence GTGATACTCCGTCGTGTCGCACGTCCACTGCTCGCTTCGATCTTCGTCTTCGGCGGCATCAACGCACTCCGGGACGCACAGGGACACGCGAAGGCGGCAGAACCCTTCCTGACCGACACCTTCGACAAACTTGAAGGCATCGTCCCCGAGTCGGTCCCCCGCGACCCGGCCACCCTGGTCCGCATCGACGCCGCCGTGAAGATCGGCGCCGGCCTCGCACTCGCCTCCGGCAAAGCACCGCGCCTCGCGGCTTTCGCACTCTTCGGCAGCCTCGTCCCGACCACCCTCGCGACACACCGCTTCTGGGAGATCAAGGACCCCTCCGAGCGCTCGCAGCAGCAGGTCCAGTTCATCAAGAACGCGAGCCTCGCCGGCGGCCTCCTCCTCGCGGTCGGCGACACCGCAGGCAAGCCCTCCCTCGGCTGGCGTGCCCGCCGCGCCGCCAAGAAAGCCGAGAAGCGCGCCGAAAAAGCCCTGACCAAGTAG
- a CDS encoding glycerophosphodiester phosphodiesterase family protein, which yields MKTLALALTGLLTTTLVGVADAHPRRQFDIQAHRGGIGLTVESTLASFGKAMELGVTTLELDIQITKDGREVITHDRKTTAAKCRDTSPAFPDDPAFPYVGKYVKDLTFAQVRTLDCGSIRQPNFPNQTLSPGAKMPTLAELFQLAREHRAWGLKFNIETKVEAAAPQETAPREQFVRRAVQEISRSGFAHNVTIQSFDWGALMLMRKAAPWLPTVALTQPEFLQVGQPGKSPWLGGLDIDDFGGSPIRAIKSFGATALSPVHGNPQGGHVGDPDYRPFTTKPLVDEAHRAGIKVIPWTIDDVATSNKLIDDGVDGIITDYPDQLRGIAAARGFRLPRAYPAC from the coding sequence ATGAAGACACTCGCGCTGGCATTGACCGGCCTGCTCACGACCACCTTGGTCGGCGTCGCGGACGCGCATCCGCGGCGCCAGTTCGACATCCAGGCCCACCGCGGCGGTATCGGGCTCACCGTCGAGAGCACCCTCGCGTCCTTCGGCAAGGCGATGGAACTGGGCGTCACCACGCTGGAGCTCGACATCCAGATCACCAAGGACGGCCGCGAGGTGATCACCCACGACCGCAAGACGACCGCGGCAAAGTGTCGCGACACCTCGCCTGCTTTTCCTGACGATCCCGCGTTCCCCTACGTCGGCAAGTACGTGAAGGACCTGACGTTCGCCCAGGTCCGCACGCTCGACTGCGGTTCGATCCGCCAGCCCAACTTCCCCAACCAGACGCTCTCGCCCGGCGCCAAGATGCCGACGCTCGCGGAGCTGTTCCAGCTCGCGCGCGAGCACCGCGCGTGGGGCCTGAAGTTCAACATCGAGACCAAGGTCGAGGCGGCCGCGCCGCAGGAGACCGCGCCGCGCGAGCAGTTCGTCCGCCGTGCCGTGCAGGAGATCTCGCGCTCCGGCTTCGCGCACAACGTCACCATCCAGAGCTTCGACTGGGGCGCGTTGATGCTCATGCGCAAGGCGGCGCCGTGGCTCCCGACGGTCGCGCTGACCCAGCCCGAGTTCCTCCAGGTCGGCCAGCCCGGCAAGTCGCCATGGCTCGGCGGCCTCGACATCGACGACTTCGGCGGCAGCCCGATCCGCGCGATCAAGTCGTTCGGCGCCACCGCGCTGTCACCGGTGCACGGCAACCCGCAGGGCGGCCACGTCGGCGACCCCGACTACCGGCCGTTCACCACGAAACCGCTGGTCGACGAGGCGCACCGAGCCGGGATCAAGGTCATTCCCTGGACCATCGACGACGTCGCCACGTCGAACAAGCTCATCGACGACGGCGTCGACGGCATCATCACCGACTACCCCGACCAGCTCCGCGGCATCGCGGCCGCGCGCGGCTTCCGGCTGCCCCGGGCTTATCCGGCTTGCTAA
- a CDS encoding TipAS antibiotic-recognition domain-containing protein → MPNEKEWSIQDIARSAGTTSRTLRHYGDIGLLEPSRVGSNGYRYYDQDALIRLQRILLLRELGLGLPAIAEVLEGEQNTAAALRAHLEWLEDERRRLGRQIESVKTTLRKTEGGEQLMADEMFDGFDHTKHEKEVTQRWGADAYKRGDQWWKSLTADEQKAHQQIHVDIAAQFGQAKLDGLAVDSTEVQAITSRLHDWLRGPVGTVSKEYFAGLGQLYVDDPRYGQYDEKQGPGTAEFMRDAMRVYAERNL, encoded by the coding sequence GTGCCGAACGAGAAGGAGTGGTCGATCCAGGACATCGCCCGCTCAGCCGGGACCACGAGCCGCACGCTGCGCCACTACGGCGACATCGGGCTGCTCGAACCCAGCCGCGTCGGAAGTAACGGCTACCGCTACTACGACCAGGACGCGCTCATCCGCCTGCAGCGAATCCTGCTCCTCCGTGAGCTGGGACTCGGACTGCCCGCGATCGCCGAGGTGCTCGAAGGGGAGCAGAACACCGCCGCGGCGTTGCGTGCGCATCTGGAGTGGCTGGAGGACGAGCGCAGGCGGCTCGGACGGCAGATCGAGTCGGTCAAGACGACTCTGCGGAAAACGGAAGGAGGTGAACAACTGATGGCAGACGAGATGTTCGACGGCTTCGATCACACGAAGCACGAGAAGGAGGTCACCCAGCGCTGGGGAGCCGACGCCTACAAACGGGGCGACCAGTGGTGGAAGTCGCTGACCGCCGACGAGCAGAAGGCGCACCAGCAGATCCACGTCGACATCGCGGCCCAATTCGGCCAGGCGAAGCTCGACGGCCTGGCGGTCGACAGCACCGAGGTGCAGGCGATCACCTCGCGGCTGCACGACTGGCTGCGCGGACCGGTCGGGACCGTGTCGAAGGAGTACTTCGCCGGGCTTGGCCAGCTCTACGTCGACGACCCGCGCTACGGGCAGTACGACGAGAAGCAGGGTCCGGGAACCGCCGAGTTCATGCGTGACGCGATGCGCGTCTACGCCGAGCGGAACCTGTAG
- a CDS encoding AAA family ATPase — protein MDPIRNPFAPGAGQRPPELAGRERELKAFEVVLERVARGRPERSLVLTGLRGVGKTVLLGELRSMAIKHGWGAGKIEARPDAELRRPLSAALHRAIRDLAVRHRAPDRVEEVLGVLKAFALKANKPDAKLRERWQPGIDAPAAVGRADSGDIEIDLVELFTEVAELASDVGTGVALLIDEIQDLMPDDVSALCAACHELSQSNAPFVVVGAGLPHVPAVLSASKSYSERLFRYARIDRLEREDADRAVLAPIEREDAGIELEALDALFDASGGYPYFIQAYGKAAWDAAPADPITVKDVQMAAPEAESELAVGFFGSRYERATPAEREYLLAMAELTQGRDESAATADVAVYLGRKPSSLSPARDSLMKKGLVFSAERGHIAFTVPHFGHYLLKRGDE, from the coding sequence GTGGATCCCATCCGCAACCCCTTCGCCCCCGGCGCCGGTCAACGGCCGCCGGAGCTGGCCGGTCGCGAGCGCGAGCTCAAGGCGTTCGAAGTGGTTCTCGAACGCGTCGCGCGTGGACGTCCCGAACGAAGTCTGGTGCTGACCGGGCTGCGTGGCGTCGGCAAGACCGTGCTGCTGGGCGAACTGCGGTCGATGGCGATCAAACACGGCTGGGGCGCCGGCAAGATCGAGGCCCGCCCGGACGCCGAACTTCGCAGGCCGCTGTCCGCGGCGCTGCATCGGGCCATCCGCGATCTGGCGGTGCGGCATCGTGCGCCGGACCGGGTCGAAGAGGTGTTGGGCGTGTTGAAAGCGTTTGCGCTCAAGGCCAACAAGCCGGACGCGAAGCTGCGTGAGCGCTGGCAGCCCGGCATCGACGCGCCCGCCGCCGTCGGCCGCGCGGACTCCGGGGACATCGAGATCGACCTCGTGGAGTTGTTCACCGAGGTCGCCGAGCTGGCTTCGGACGTCGGCACCGGCGTCGCGCTGCTCATCGACGAGATCCAGGACCTCATGCCGGACGACGTGTCCGCGCTGTGCGCCGCCTGCCATGAGCTTTCGCAGTCGAACGCGCCGTTCGTCGTGGTCGGCGCCGGGCTGCCGCACGTGCCCGCGGTGCTTTCGGCGTCGAAGTCGTACTCGGAGCGGCTGTTCCGGTACGCCAGGATCGACCGGCTCGAACGCGAGGACGCGGACCGCGCGGTGCTCGCCCCGATCGAGCGCGAGGACGCGGGCATCGAACTCGAGGCGCTCGACGCGCTCTTCGACGCTTCGGGCGGCTACCCGTATTTCATCCAGGCCTACGGCAAGGCGGCCTGGGACGCCGCGCCGGCCGATCCGATCACGGTCAAGGACGTGCAGATGGCCGCGCCCGAGGCCGAGTCGGAGCTCGCGGTGGGCTTCTTCGGCTCGCGGTACGAGCGCGCGACGCCCGCCGAGCGCGAGTACCTGCTCGCGATGGCCGAGCTGACCCAAGGCCGGGACGAATCCGCCGCCACCGCGGACGTCGCGGTCTACCTCGGACGCAAGCCGTCGTCGCTGTCGCCTGCCCGGGATTCACTGATGAAGAAGGGGCTCGTGTTCTCCGCCGAACGCGGGCACATCGCCTTCACCGTGCCGCATTTCGGCCACTACCTGCTCAAACGCGGCGACGAGTAG
- a CDS encoding GNAT family N-acetyltransferase has protein sequence MNDQQLADRVATVRAFNRLYTGVIGVLNEGPADAEYSLSEARVLFELAQRPTTRVPDLRKRLDLDAGYASRLLARLETRGLLTRERCDEDARRQVVRLTSDGQAAFGVLNARSTAQIGGLLSRFSEFDQRKLLTAMSTISGLVGERRANPALVLRPPRSGDLGWVIERHGAVYAREYGWDEGFEALVARVAADYVDGKGTARQAGWIAELDGERVGSIFCMPGPDAKTAKLRMLLVEPQARGFGVGKRLVDECVAFAHASGYSAMTLWTVDLLAAARHLYERAGFRLVEQEPVHEFGHDLVSQTWRLEW, from the coding sequence ATGAACGACCAGCAGCTGGCCGACCGGGTCGCCACGGTCCGCGCCTTCAACCGGCTCTACACCGGCGTGATCGGCGTGCTGAACGAAGGACCGGCCGACGCCGAGTACTCGCTCAGCGAGGCGCGCGTGCTCTTCGAACTCGCGCAGCGCCCGACCACCCGCGTCCCCGATCTGCGCAAACGTCTCGACCTCGACGCGGGCTACGCGAGCAGGCTGCTCGCCAGGCTCGAAACCCGCGGCCTGCTGACCCGCGAGCGCTGCGACGAGGACGCCCGCCGCCAGGTCGTCAGGCTCACCTCCGACGGGCAGGCCGCGTTCGGCGTACTCAACGCCAGGTCCACGGCACAGATCGGCGGGCTGCTCAGCCGCTTCAGCGAGTTCGACCAGCGCAAGCTCCTCACCGCGATGAGCACGATCAGCGGACTGGTCGGCGAACGGCGGGCGAATCCCGCACTCGTGCTCCGTCCGCCACGATCGGGCGACCTCGGCTGGGTGATAGAACGCCACGGCGCCGTCTACGCGCGCGAGTACGGCTGGGACGAGGGCTTCGAAGCGCTCGTGGCCAGGGTCGCCGCGGACTACGTCGACGGCAAGGGCACCGCGCGCCAGGCGGGCTGGATCGCCGAACTCGACGGCGAACGCGTCGGCAGCATCTTCTGCATGCCGGGCCCGGACGCGAAGACCGCCAAGCTCCGGATGCTTCTCGTCGAGCCGCAAGCGCGTGGCTTCGGCGTGGGAAAGCGGCTCGTCGACGAGTGCGTCGCGTTCGCGCACGCGAGCGGCTACTCGGCCATGACGCTGTGGACGGTCGATCTGCTGGCCGCCGCCAGGCACCTCTACGAGCGCGCCGGCTTCCGGCTCGTCGAGCAGGAGCCGGTGCACGAGTTCGGCCATGACCTGGTCAGTCAAACCTGGCGACTGGAGTGGTGA
- a CDS encoding peroxidase-related enzyme (This protein belongs to a clade of uncharacterized proteins related to peroxidases such as the alkylhydroperoxidase AhpD.), protein MSDEVSRFGVVEPEDLPDDLRDRVGAIADKSGFVPNIFRALGHRPAELRAFLDYHDALMDKADGLTKAERELVVVATSGANHCTYCVVAHGAILRVRAKDPELADRVSSNPWQVELDERGRAIVDLALALAHDSAAFGEAELADAREAGLTDDEIWDVGAITALFAMSNRLAHLTALRPNPEFFLMGRLPR, encoded by the coding sequence ATGAGCGACGAAGTGAGCCGGTTCGGTGTGGTCGAGCCCGAAGACCTGCCGGACGACCTGCGCGACCGCGTCGGCGCGATCGCCGACAAGTCGGGTTTCGTGCCGAACATCTTCCGCGCGCTCGGGCATCGGCCCGCCGAGCTGCGCGCGTTCCTCGACTATCACGACGCGCTGATGGACAAGGCCGACGGACTGACCAAGGCCGAACGGGAGCTCGTCGTCGTCGCGACCTCCGGCGCCAACCACTGCACGTACTGCGTGGTCGCGCACGGCGCGATCCTGCGCGTGCGCGCCAAGGACCCCGAGCTGGCCGACCGGGTTTCGAGCAACCCGTGGCAGGTCGAGCTCGACGAGCGTGGCCGCGCGATCGTCGACCTCGCCCTGGCGTTGGCACATGACTCGGCCGCTTTCGGTGAGGCCGAACTCGCGGACGCGCGGGAGGCGGGGCTGACCGACGACGAGATCTGGGACGTCGGCGCGATCACCGCGTTGTTCGCGATGTCGAACCGGCTCGCTCACCTGACCGCGCTGCGACCCAATCCCGAGTTCTTCCTCATGGGCAGGCTGCCGCGTTAG
- a CDS encoding YciI family protein, which produces MTNFIGFLRSTTATEAQLAPGEGQRALERYIAWSEDLDKQGKIVSGGGLSRRGRVIRAAGGELTATDGPHAEAAEIVGGYIVIVANDLDEAEKIFGTHPHLEYGPIEVRKVGERGCED; this is translated from the coding sequence ATGACGAACTTCATCGGATTCCTCCGGAGCACCACGGCCACGGAAGCACAGCTCGCGCCGGGCGAGGGGCAGCGTGCGCTGGAGCGGTACATCGCGTGGAGCGAAGACCTCGACAAGCAGGGCAAGATCGTCAGCGGCGGCGGACTGTCGCGGCGTGGCCGCGTGATCAGGGCGGCCGGCGGTGAGCTGACCGCGACCGACGGCCCGCATGCCGAAGCGGCCGAGATCGTCGGCGGGTACATCGTGATCGTGGCGAACGACCTCGACGAGGCCGAGAAGATCTTCGGCACGCATCCGCACCTGGAGTACGGGCCGATCGAGGTGCGCAAGGTCGGCGAACGCGGGTGCGAGGACTGA
- a CDS encoding YciI family protein, giving the protein MPKFVALMLPDDRYTGPGDNPVSPMDRYLAWQEELKASGRLIAAAGLGDAAKSIRGNGESVQITDGPFAEASEVIAGYLVIEAADLDEATKLLATHPVVPEGGLALVVREITLDEHTPREGHLRR; this is encoded by the coding sequence ATGCCGAAATTCGTGGCGTTGATGCTCCCGGATGACCGCTACACCGGTCCCGGCGACAATCCCGTGTCCCCGATGGACCGCTACCTCGCGTGGCAGGAGGAACTCAAGGCGTCGGGCAGGTTGATCGCGGCGGCCGGGCTCGGCGACGCGGCGAAGTCGATCCGGGGGAACGGCGAATCCGTCCAGATCACCGACGGGCCGTTCGCCGAGGCGAGCGAGGTCATCGCGGGCTACCTGGTGATCGAAGCCGCCGATCTCGACGAGGCGACCAAGCTCCTCGCCACCCATCCGGTGGTGCCAGAGGGCGGGCTCGCGCTGGTCGTCAGGGAGATCACGCTCGACGAGCACACCCCGCGCGAAGGACACCTGCGCCGATGA
- a CDS encoding RNA polymerase sigma factor: MSAADGVVEHLFRHSAGRITATLLRALGPERLDLAEEAVADALELALRTWPQTGVPDNPGGWLFRAARNRALDVVRRERTLRAKLPLLAELDSVEQPAGDDELALMFLCCHPALPVVSQVALTLKTVGGLGVTEIASALLTKPATIAQRLTRAKKFLHGKRLDLPGNDALESRVDSVLAILYLLFNEGYDTTTGEVAVRGELCGEAIRLGKLLLAEPRTDLPRARALVALMLLQASRLPARVDAKGDLLLMDEQDQAEWDDAMIADGTRLFEAACVGDELSAYHVEAAIALCHSTPPTNWQQVLGLYDQLVELRPSPVARLNRAIALSMVDGAAAGIAELERLDLPGYTLLPAVLGALWVKAGDPEKARTYYEAALALPCSEPQRRFLSSRL; encoded by the coding sequence ATGAGCGCCGCGGACGGCGTGGTGGAGCACTTGTTCCGGCACAGCGCCGGGCGGATCACCGCCACGCTGCTCCGCGCGCTCGGCCCGGAGCGGCTCGACCTGGCGGAGGAAGCCGTCGCCGACGCGCTCGAACTGGCGTTGCGGACGTGGCCGCAGACCGGGGTGCCCGACAATCCGGGTGGCTGGCTGTTCCGCGCGGCGCGGAATCGCGCGCTGGACGTGGTGCGGCGCGAGCGGACGTTGCGCGCGAAGCTGCCGTTGCTGGCCGAACTCGACAGCGTGGAGCAGCCCGCGGGCGACGACGAGCTGGCGCTGATGTTCCTGTGCTGTCATCCCGCGCTGCCGGTGGTCTCGCAGGTGGCGTTGACGTTGAAGACCGTCGGCGGGCTGGGGGTCACCGAGATCGCGTCCGCGCTGCTGACGAAACCGGCGACCATCGCGCAGCGGCTGACCAGAGCGAAGAAGTTCCTGCACGGCAAGCGACTCGACCTGCCGGGCAACGACGCTCTGGAGTCGCGTGTGGACAGTGTGCTCGCGATTCTGTATCTGCTGTTCAACGAGGGCTACGACACGACGACCGGCGAGGTCGCGGTCCGCGGTGAACTGTGCGGCGAGGCGATCCGGCTCGGCAAGCTGCTGCTCGCCGAGCCGCGCACGGATCTGCCGAGGGCGCGTGCGCTCGTCGCGCTGATGTTGTTGCAGGCCAGCAGGCTGCCGGCGCGGGTCGACGCCAAGGGGGACCTGCTGCTGATGGACGAGCAGGATCAGGCCGAATGGGATGACGCGATGATCGCCGACGGCACGAGGCTGTTCGAAGCGGCGTGCGTCGGCGATGAGCTGTCGGCGTACCACGTGGAAGCCGCGATCGCGCTCTGCCACAGCACGCCGCCGACGAACTGGCAGCAGGTGCTCGGGCTCTACGACCAGCTCGTGGAGCTGCGGCCGTCGCCGGTGGCCCGGCTGAACCGGGCGATCGCACTGTCCATGGTGGACGGTGCGGCCGCCGGGATCGCCGAGCTGGAACGACTCGACCTGCCTGGTTACACCTTGCTCCCGGCCGTGCTCGGTGCGTTGTGGGTCAAGGCCGGTGATCCCGAGAAAGCCCGTACGTACTACGAAGCGGCGCTGGCGCTCCCGTGTTCGGAGCCCCAGCGCCGCTTCTTGTCGAGCCGCCTTTAG